One window of Perca fluviatilis chromosome 12, GENO_Pfluv_1.0, whole genome shotgun sequence genomic DNA carries:
- the LOC120570649 gene encoding histamine N-methyltransferase-like, with product MLTLLQSTFPAVPITADIVEGSSQLTDNFKALVAKTTNLQKIPFAWYIMHSEDYERQVKEKGDMKTFDFIHMIHMIYYVDNLADTIKFYHSLLKNNGSVMIIIGADNSGWDVLWKTYTKELCVGAITEWRSSGEVISCLKSQGLKYEEHVIPNTLDITECFNPSSQTGQCLLNFFTIKDNFYQSFTPEIRAGILDLLRNKCSSKKDSRVFFNNNVCCILYMLPFDQKFSIFSCC from the exons ATGCTCACTCTACTACAGTCTACATTTCCTGCTGTCCCGATCACTGCTGACATCGTGGAGGGCAGCTCTCAGCTCACAGACAACTTCAAAG CTTTGGTAGCAAAGACCACCAACCTTCAGAAGATCCCATTTGCTTGGTATATCATGCACAGTGAGGACTATGAGAGGCAAGTCAAAGAAAAAGGAGACATGAAGACTTTTGACTTCATACACATGATTCAT ATGATCTACTATGTGGATAACCTCGCTGACACCATCAAGTTCTACCATAGCCTTCTGAAGAACAATGGCAGTGTTATGATCATCATTGGAGCAG ATAACAGTGGCTGGGACGTCCTGTGGAAGACTTACACAAAGGAGCTCTGCGTTGGTGCCATCACAGAGTGGCGCTCATCAGGAGAGGTTATTTCCTGCCTGAAGAGCCAGGGTCTGAAATATGAGGAGCACGTGATTCCCAACACCTTAGACATCACTGAGTGCTTCAATCCAAGCAGCCAGACTGGACAATGTCTGCTGAATTTCTTTACAATCAAAGATAATTTCTACCAGTCATTCACCCCAGAGATCAGAGCAGGCATTTTAGACCTTCTCAGGAACAAGTGCAGCTCTAAAAAAGATAGCAGGGTGTTCTTCAACAATAATGTGTGCTGCATACTTTATATGCTGCCATTTGATCAAAAGTTCAGTATATTTTCCTGTTGCTAA
- the LOC120570060 gene encoding scavenger receptor cysteine-rich type 1 protein M130-like has product MFITVSAAATAYGLQAEGKHNSTETVRLVGGDSRCAGSLELKHQGDWKQVSDTHWNLKKAAVACKELDCGSAVSVGWREESSDRSVWKLKYDCVQSGSALRECARSDSSSTIVDLNCSESVRLVNGTSLCSGRLEVKTNKSPQRWSSVCEDDFDHQDAEVVCRELGCGAPSVLQGVHYGEVEAPMWTKEFQCGGQESALLDCGSSGSERNVTCSPGKVVGLTCSEPVRLVGGDSRCAGIVELKHLDWRPVINYDITPDTAAAICKELDCGSAVSVDEKEESSYRDMWRVSSDCVQSGTVLRDCVTPWHFHIALNLTCSDLFQPNISVSSSMDGASEAQQQRFRVFRGSTFNVSCSIQPQYPGGSFQLTFTSLNSAHNYTQPAVNHSAHFLFPAAQAVHHGNYSCVYHVSVLSHNFSSESRLLSLTVSDLLFPPNISLDGDSEAQQQGFRVFRGSIFNISCFIQPQYPGGSFQLTFTSTNSAHNYTMPAVNHSAHFLFPAAEPAHQGSYSCVYHVSVLSHNFSSESRLLSLTIIVQRNHACSEVISNPTPLIIRAVILPLTLLLVNAALYLYCKEGRLKRKELIYIQMDF; this is encoded by the exons ATGTTCATCACTGTGTCAGCGGCAGCTACCGCTTACG GACTCCAGGCTGAAGGAAAACACAACTCAAcag AGACTGTCAGGTTGGTGGGAGGAGATAGCCGCTGTGCAGGATCACTGGAGCTGAAACATCAGGGAGACTGGAAACAAGTGAGTGACACTCACTGGAACCTGAAGAAAGCAGCGGTTGCCTGTAAAGAGTTGGACTGTGGCTCTGCTGTTTCTGTAGGATGGAGAGAAGAGTCCTCAGACAGATCTGTGTGGAAGCTCAAATATGACTGTGTTCAGTCTGGATCTGCTCTGAGGGAGTGTGCAAGATCAGATTCCTCGTCCACCATTGTGGATCTCAACTGTTCAG AATCTGTCAGGCTGGTGAATGGGACTAGTCTGTGCTCAGGCAGACTGGAGGTGAAGACTAACAAGTCTCCCCAGCGGTGGTCCTCGGTGTGTGAAGATGACTTTGACCATCAGGATGCAGAGGTGGTCTGTAGGGAGCTCGGCTGTGGGGCTCCTTCAGTCCTTCAGGGGGTGCACTATGGAGAAGTGGAAGCCCCAATGTGGACCAAAGAGTTCCAGTGTGGAGGCCAGGAGTCTGCTCTCCTGGACTGTGGAAGCTCAGGCTCAGAAAGAAACGTCACCTGCTCACCTGGCAAAGTAGTTGgactcacctgctcag AGCCTGTTAGGTTGGTGGGAGGAGACAGTCGCTGTGCAGGAATAGTGGAGCTGAAACATCTGGACTGGAGACCAGTGATTAACTATGACATCACCCCAGATACAGCAGCTGCCATCTGTAAAGAACTGGACTGTGGCTCTGCTGTTTCTGTAGATGAGAAAGAGGAGTCTTCATACAGAGATATGTGGAGGGTCAGCTCTGACTGTGTTCAGTCTGGAACTGTTCTGAGAGACTGTGTAACACCATGGCACTTTCACATCGCCCTAAATCTCACCTGCTCAG ATCTGTTTCAGCCCAACATCTCTGTGTCCTCGTCCATGGACGGCGCCTCTGAGGCCCAGCAGCAACGCTTTCGGGTGTTCAGGGGCTCCACCTTCAACGTCAGCTGTTCCATTCAGCCACAGTACCCAGGAGGCTCCTTTCAGCTCACCTTCACCTCCTTAAACTCAGCACACAACTACACCCAACCAGCTGTTAATCACTctgcccacttcctgtttcctgctgcACAGGCCGTCCACCACGGAAATTACAGCTGTGTTTATCACGTCTCTGTTTTATCTCATAACTTCTCCTCCGAGAGCCgtctgctctctctcactgtctcag ACCTACTGTTTCCACCCAACATCTCCTTGGACGGGGACTCCGAGGCCCAGCAGCAAGGGTTTCGGGTGTTCAGGGGCTCCATCTTCAACATCAGCTGCTTCATTCAGCCACAGTACCCAGGAGGCTCCTTTCAGCTCACCTTTACCTCTACCAACTCAGCACACAATTACACCATGCCTGCTGTCAATCACTCggcccacttcctgtttcctgctgcAGAGCCCGCCCACCAAGGAAGCTACAGCTGTGTTTATCACGTCTCTGTTTTATCTCATAACTTCTCCTCTGAGAGCCGTCTGCTCTCTCTCACTATCATAG TCCAAAGAAACCACGCTTGTTCGGAAGTTATTAGCA ATCCGACACCTCTTATCATCAGAGCGGTCATCCTGCCGCTGACTCTGCTGTTGGTGAATGCTGCCCTTTATCTTTACTGTAAG GAGGGCCGACTAAAGAGGAAGGAGCTCATCTACATCCAGATGGATTTCTGA